The genomic window AATCAGTAAAGTCGTAGGCAAGCCGCGCAGTTTCAGCGCCCGCGCCCACTCACCGTCTGGATCGTAAGCAGATAAAGGAGTGTTGATTTGGCGTTGATCTAAAAAGGGCTGGGCAATGTCTGCTCCGCCGCGATCCACATTAACCAAAACCACCGTTACGCCGCGCTCACGAAGCTGAAGGGCTGCTGTTTCAAGGGCAGGCAATTCAACCACACATGGCCCGCACCAGGTTGCCCAGAAATTCACCAGCAACGCTTGTTCTGCTGCTTTTTTCAGATGCAAAAGCTGGCCGGTTTGTGTCTGAAGAGGGCTGTCTGGTAGTGGCTGCTCGCCTTCATTCAGTGTCAGGGGCACCGCGCCTGAACGCACCGTTGAAAAGGGCAGGCCAATGATAGCTGATGTGGCCAACAGACAGGTCAGGCGGCGGCGGGTAAAGATTTGGGGCTGATCATTTCTCATTTCTGTCCTATAAGACATAAAACAGGCACCTTTAACTTCATAAGTGAGGGCGGCAGGGTCAACCCTAGCATAGCCTTAATGGTTATTAAATTCCGGGACACCCTGTCGATGGGGATTTCGTATGACATCATCTAAACCACATCAATCTGGCAAAAAAAAGGCTTCTTCGATCTGGGGTGGCCGGTTTGCTGGTGGACCATCACAGCTCATGCAGGAAATTAATGCCTCTATCAGCTATGATAAAACCCTGTACCGTCAGGATATTGCCGGATCAATTGCGCATGCGCGCATGCTGGCTGATCAAAACATCCTAACCGCCGAGGACAGAGATCAGATCATTGCTGGCCTTGAACAAATTGAACAAGAAATTGCGTCTGGGGCATTTGAATTTTCAGAACAGCTGGAAGATATTCATATGAATGTTGAAACGCGGCTGGCAAAATTGATCGGCGATCCAGCACGGCGCCTGCACACCGCCCGTTCGCGCAATGATCAGGTGGCAACAGATATCCGGTTATGGTTGCGAGACGCTCTTGCAGAGACTGACAAGCTGCTGGCTGGCCTGCAGAAAGCGCTTTTGGATCAGGCAGACACCCATGCCGGAACGGTTATGCCAGGATATACACATCTGCAGACCGCCCAGCCAATTACCTTTGGCTTTCATCTGATGGCTTATGTTGAAATGCTTGGCCGTGACCGGGGCCGGTTTGCTGATTGTGCGAAGCGGGTTAATGAATCGCCGCTGGGCTCTGCTGCTCTTGCCGGAACGTCACATCCAATAGACAGGCACAAGACCGCCACCCTTTTAGGATTTGACAGACCGATGGCAAATGCAATGGATGGTGTCTCCGCACGTGACTTCGCCGTGGAATTTATGTCTGC from SAR116 cluster alpha proteobacterium HIMB100 includes these protein-coding regions:
- a CDS encoding thiol-disulfide isomerase-like thioredoxin (PFAM: Redoxin), with amino-acid sequence MRNDQPQIFTRRRLTCLLATSAIIGLPFSTVRSGAVPLTLNEGEQPLPDSPLQTQTGQLLHLKKAAEQALLVNFWATWCGPCVVELPALETAALQLRERGVTVVLVNVDRGGADIAQPFLDQRQINTPLSAYDPDGEWARALKLRGLPTTLLIKQGLSGYRFHTGPAEWASPAVLDQVIAYLG
- a CDS encoding argininosuccinate lyase (PFAM: Lyase~TIGRFAM: argininosuccinate lyase), with product MTSSKPHQSGKKKASSIWGGRFAGGPSQLMQEINASISYDKTLYRQDIAGSIAHARMLADQNILTAEDRDQIIAGLEQIEQEIASGAFEFSEQLEDIHMNVETRLAKLIGDPARRLHTARSRNDQVATDIRLWLRDALAETDKLLAGLQKALLDQADTHAGTVMPGYTHLQTAQPITFGFHLMAYVEMLGRDRGRFADCAKRVNESPLGSAALAGTSHPIDRHKTATLLGFDRPMANAMDGVSARDFAVEFMSAAAICATHLSRLAEEIVIWSTDRFAFISLSDAYTTGSSIMPQKRNPDAAELIRAKPGRIIGDLVSLLTVLKGLPLAYGKDMQEDKEPVFDAEKSLSISLMAMTGMIEDMTAHPEAMRQALSKGHPAATDLADYLVAELNIPFRNAHHITGSLVALADQKGCGLEDLSLAELQTVEPQLTEQAKAVLLIDNAVAARTSYGGTAPDEVRARLAEARARFLTTTSTP